A window of Hymenobacter siberiensis genomic DNA:
CGCTGCCCTGTTCATCGTGGACGTGAAGCGCGAGCACATCGCAGTTAAAGAAGCGCACAAGCTGGGCATCCCGGTTTTCGCTATCTGCGACACGAACTCGAACCCCGAATTGGTACAGTTCCCGATTCCTGCCAACGACGACGCCTCGAAGTCGATTCAGCTCATCGTGAGCGTGATTGGCAAGGCCATCGAAGACGGCCTGTCGGAGCGCAAAGTTGACAAAGAAGATGCTGAGCGTAAGGAAGCCGACGAGGCTGCCATCGCCGAAAAAACGGCTGCTGACGAGGAATAATCTCTTCTTAGCTCTTTGAAAAAAGGGAACCTTCGCGTAGTCTAGGCTCCGAAGGTTCCCTTTTTTATTTTGTAGCGCGGACTTTTAGTCCGCGACTCTTCTCAAAAATAACCATTCACTTAATTCGCGGACTAAAAGTCCGCGCTACTTCCAATGGCCGCTATTACCGCCGCAGACGTAAATAAGCTCCGCACCATGACCGGTGCCGGCATGATGGATTGCAAAAAAGCACTGGTGGAAGCCGACGGCGATTTCGAAGCCGCCCGCGACATTCTGCGCAAGCACGGCCAGAAAATCGCTGACAAGCGCGCCGAGAACGAGACGTCGGAAGGCCTCGTGCTGGTGAGCGTGAGCGAAGACGGCACCCAAGGCAAACTGGTGGCACTGGCTTGCGAAACCGAGTCGGTAGCTAAAGTGGCTAACTTCCGTGAGCTGGCTCAGCAAATTCTGGACACGGCCGTGCGCATCGACGCGAGCACGAAAGAGGACATCCTCGCTGCCAAAGCTGCGGACGGCCAGAGCATTCAGGAGCACGTGACGGACCTGATGGGCAAAATCGGCGAGAAGCTGGAAGTGACTTACGCTACGCTGACCGCTGAGAAAGTGGCTTCGTACGTGCACTCCGACAACAAGAAGGCCGTACTCGTGGGCCTGAAGAACGTGGGCGACGCCGACGCTGCTGCCGTGGGCCGCGACGTAGCCATGCAAATTGTGGCCATGAAGCCCATTGCCGTTGACAAAGACGGTGTGGATGCTTCCATTGCTGAGCGTGAGATTGAAGTGGGCAAAGAGCAGGCCCGCACCGAAGGCAAGCCCGAGGCGATGCTGGAGAAAATTGCCCAGGGCAAGCTCAACAAGTTCTACAAGGACAACACCCTGCTGAACCAGGAGTTCGTAAAAGACAGCTCGATGACCATCGCCCAGCTGCTCGACAGCAAGTCGAAAGGCATGACGGTTTCGGACTTCAAGCGTGTGGCTATCGGCGCTTAATTGCAGCTGACTGCTAAATTGAAAGCCCCGCTGGCATTGTGCCGGCGGGGCTTTTTTTATACTTTACTTGCAGGATGGACAACCTACGCAAAGCCACTTACTGAGGCATTCTATTAGGACTTACGCACTTAAAAAGCTATGTAACCTGAAAATCAATGACTTGCATTAAAGACATATATTTATTATATTGCTGTTTTTCAGTTGGTTAGTGCTTCAACTGCGTAAGTCCTATCTATATAACTTTCTATTAAACATTCGCTCCGTTCCTACTCCGTTGACGGATGATACCCGCGCAATGAAACTTGGTAGATTTGCCGGCCCGGTGGCATACCAGCTACATAATTTGGCCCTTGCTTCCGTGAATGATTTTGCGGGGTTCGATGAAGCGAATTTTTGGAAGTCAATGGATGTCTTCAACCATAATAATCCTGACACTCAAATCACGAATTTGCGGACTCAATTCGAGCGTGACTTACTTGCTTCTTAGCTGCCACGCCCGCACCCGCGCCTGCGCATTCTCGCGCAGGTTCATGTAGAAGAGGGAGTAGTCGGCGATGTGGAAGGAGTGGCGGAGGATGAGCTCGCCGGGGAGCAGGAAGCGCGGGTAGCCGCCGGGTTTGGGTGGCGTGACCCAAAGGAGGCCGTCGTGGATTTTAGCATCGGTTACGTGCGGGTCGATACGCTTGAAGCACTGGCTGACGCCGCCCCGGTTGAGGCTGGCAGGAGCCCGCGCGGTATCGGTGGTCCAGGTGAGGGGGTTGGTGACGGCAACGTGGCTGAAGGGCGGGAATTCGTTACCGGTGGCCACGGAATTGTAGGCCACGAAGCAGCCCGTGGACAGCGAATCGGCGCAGGGTAGAATGGTCTGGTACTCATGCGGCTGCACCCTGAAGCCAATGAGGTAGGCGGCTACGAGCTGACGGCGCAGCTTGAGGTCGTTATCGAAGAACTCGTGGAGGAGGCGGGTGGCGTGGTCGGTGCCCTGGCTGTGGCCTGCGATGATGATGGGGCGGCCCTGGTTGTAGTGCGCGAGGTAGTATTGGAAAGCGGTGCGCACATCGGCGTAAGCCAGGGCCAGGGCTTTGCGGCTGCTGCCTTCGGCGGTAGAATCGAAGAAGGAATATAGCGTGGCCTGCCGGTAGCGCGGGGCGTAGATACGGGCGGTGGCGTTGAACACGGTGGCCTGCTTGCGGATGGCACTGCGGTCGGTATAGCAGTTGAGGCGGGCATTAGCCACGCTGGCGTTCCAGGAGCCGCGCCAGAAGTAAGTAGTGGGGTGCACGAAAAACACGTCGGCTTCGGCCGTTGCCTGCTGGTCGCGCAGGGTGGTTTTGCGGGGCACGGCATCGGCCGGGTCGCAGCGGGTAGGCAGGGCAGCCCAGTTGCTGTCCTCGGCATAGTTGGGGACGGGGCCGGGGTGGTAGTAGGCAAAATCGTGCGGCGGCTTGAGCAGGCGGAGGCAGCTGGTGAGCGGCAATATTGATAATATGATTGCCCAGACGAGTAATCTCACCCCCTGGCCCCTGCCGGGCACGGCCCCTCTCCTGCGGAGAGGGAGAGCCTGATGATTGTTTTTGAAGGAACTCATGCTTCGCTTGAAACTGGCGGCCAGTGCTTCAGCTCTCGCGGGGTACCGTCCTGGTTGTAAAGCAGCGTCAGCGGCTCGGCGGGTTTGGCTACTACGTCGGCGAGGGAGATGTTCCAGCGCTGCCACATTTCGGCCAGGGTTTGGGTGTAGGCGCTGTTCTCCCAGGGGTTGAAGATGGCGCCGGTCACGTCGTCGATGAGGGCGTCGAACACGATTTGGGTGTCGCCGGGGCGCGGGTGACGCGGGTAGATATCGGGCACGACGTGCAGCAGGTGGGCGGCATAGTACACGCGGGCCTTGAACTCGGCAATCTGCACGGGGTGCAGGGGGCGCTGGGCATCGGCGTAGACTTTGCGCATGGCCTGGCCTACCAAGGCGATATCGACCAGACAGGCAACCAGTACGGTTTTATCGAGCTTAATGCTGAAAACGAGGGTATTCAGGTCGTCGTCGTACTCGAAGGGTGTCACGTCCTCGGCGGGGTCGGCTTCGAGGACGAAAACGGAGCCGGGCACGAAATCGGCGTATTCGGTAGACACGCGCAGGCCCTGCAGCAGCTGAAAAAAGGCCTGGAAGCGGCGCACCAGCGCGGCGTTTTCGGCCAGCGGGTACTTGGGCTTTATCAGGGGTTCGAACTCGTTCAGGAGCTCAGTAATGAAGATGCCGTAGAACATTTTGCCCATCCAGAGGAACAGCGTGTCATCGCCGAGGGCGCGGAGGGCGGCGGGGCCTTGCGCGGCGGCCGCCGCTACCCTACTCTCCAGCTCTTCGATGCGCTGGCGGGCGGCGGGGGCGGCGGGCAGGCGCAAATCCTTGATGAGGACGGTGCGCTGGTCGAGGAGCTGAATGGGGCGCTCGGCCAGATTATACCGGGTTTGCAGCCATTCGGCGAACACGGGCACGGTATCGTCGGGGCCCACGGGCTGGCCGCTGAGGAAGCAGGTTTCGGGGCCGAAGCGCATGCCGTCAAACGGGTCGTAGGGCAGCAGGTCGGCGGGGGTGAGAGGGGCCATAGAAAAAGCAGTAGCGCGAACTTGGTGGTTCGCGTCGCCACGCGGCCAGCCGGAACTTTCCGGGCAGCTGCGAGGACGCGAACTACAAAGTTCGCGCTACAATGGTTACGGCGAGGCGGAGCCGGCTACTTCGAGAGCGTATTACCGGCTTTAATGAGCTGCTTGCTCAGGTTGGTGAGCGGGGCGGCGTAGTCTCCGCCGGCCTCTTCGGCTACTTTGGCGGTTTCGGCCCCC
This region includes:
- a CDS encoding DUF3089 domain-containing protein, translating into MPLTSCLRLLKPPHDFAYYHPGPVPNYAEDSNWAALPTRCDPADAVPRKTTLRDQQATAEADVFFVHPTTYFWRGSWNASVANARLNCYTDRSAIRKQATVFNATARIYAPRYRQATLYSFFDSTAEGSSRKALALAYADVRTAFQYYLAHYNQGRPIIIAGHSQGTDHATRLLHEFFDNDLKLRRQLVAAYLIGFRVQPHEYQTILPCADSLSTGCFVAYNSVATGNEFPPFSHVAVTNPLTWTTDTARAPASLNRGGVSQCFKRIDPHVTDAKIHDGLLWVTPPKPGGYPRFLLPGELILRHSFHIADYSLFYMNLRENAQARVRAWQLRSK
- the tsf gene encoding translation elongation factor Ts, yielding MAAITAADVNKLRTMTGAGMMDCKKALVEADGDFEAARDILRKHGQKIADKRAENETSEGLVLVSVSEDGTQGKLVALACETESVAKVANFRELAQQILDTAVRIDASTKEDILAAKAADGQSIQEHVTDLMGKIGEKLEVTYATLTAEKVASYVHSDNKKAVLVGLKNVGDADAAAVGRDVAMQIVAMKPIAVDKDGVDASIAEREIEVGKEQARTEGKPEAMLEKIAQGKLNKFYKDNTLLNQEFVKDSSMTIAQLLDSKSKGMTVSDFKRVAIGA